A single region of the Halobacterium wangiae genome encodes:
- a CDS encoding DUF5781 family protein has translation MELRVTGSGPAAPFLGARDVFETAHDLEKPVTVRVRENPDERTWAGHYDDHHVLNISRQAATSAMARELALHEFAHMHCYEHEHPSHVLSMDEVLFLALTGREVERRVLTHCYQIANHVKDIYADDITLSVGPTDKLVSFLESELAAAVADRPVAGPQMGQRLTAGADPSMTAVNAAFALALLERNGAVDDGHRIYDLAHAAAEDAPEIEFDAFRERFAALGDDPDESECRRGLVDTIRTYVDAQETTAGPAAD, from the coding sequence ATGGAGTTGCGAGTCACCGGTAGCGGCCCGGCCGCGCCCTTTCTCGGCGCCCGGGACGTCTTCGAGACCGCCCACGACCTCGAGAAGCCGGTCACCGTTCGCGTGCGCGAGAACCCCGACGAGCGGACGTGGGCGGGCCACTACGACGACCACCACGTCCTGAACATCTCCCGGCAGGCGGCGACCAGCGCGATGGCTCGCGAACTCGCCCTCCACGAGTTCGCCCACATGCACTGTTACGAGCACGAACACCCGAGCCACGTGCTCTCGATGGACGAGGTGCTGTTCCTCGCGCTCACGGGTCGGGAGGTCGAACGGCGGGTGCTCACCCACTGCTACCAGATCGCCAACCACGTGAAGGACATCTACGCCGACGACATCACCCTCTCGGTCGGGCCGACGGACAAACTCGTCTCGTTCCTCGAGTCCGAACTCGCGGCCGCCGTCGCGGACCGCCCCGTCGCCGGCCCCCAGATGGGACAGCGGCTCACCGCGGGCGCAGACCCCTCGATGACGGCGGTGAACGCGGCGTTCGCGCTCGCGCTCCTCGAACGCAACGGCGCCGTCGACGACGGCCACCGCATCTACGACCTCGCGCACGCGGCCGCCGAGGACGCGCCCGAGATCGAGTTCGACGCGTTCCGCGAGCGCTTCGCGGCGCTCGGTGACGACCCCGACGAGAGCGAGTGCCGTCGCGGCCTCGTGGACACGATCCGAACCTACGTCGACGCACAGGAGACGACCGCCGGCCCCGCGGCCGACTAG
- a CDS encoding PQQ-dependent sugar dehydrogenase — protein sequence MDDSRRRFLATTAAIAATGLAGCIAGGSRPDDDLTHDATAWANYDLDWATPTNTPETNVRTEDVLTGLEVPWDVSFAPDGTLFVTERVGRVRRFDGDTLSTVAAPEDAIDVTAVDDEPDDKPYWETWWVAGGEGGTLGVAVHPNYPDPGWLYVYYTAGEEGDWENQVVRFDATAEDPASTREVVVGGIPADEVHNGGRIAFGPDNHLWVTTGDAGTKADAQDPKSLAGKVLRVQATGAPAADNPRHDGWDDRVYTLGHRNPQCITWLPDATPVVTEHGPSGLDEVTVLDAGENYGWPDVRHPEEYRANPEVSRPALNTGVDNSWAPTGGTLYTGDAIPAWQHCLVFGQLIAQRVGVVSLTPEGAPRPPTGDGQRFEGDWLDDDYGATAWQTLGSLGRVRCVVEGPDGALYATTSNRDGRAKEGYPKEGDDRLVRIVA from the coding sequence ATGGACGATTCGCGCCGGCGGTTCCTCGCCACCACCGCCGCCATCGCCGCGACCGGACTCGCCGGCTGTATCGCCGGCGGGAGCCGCCCCGACGACGACCTGACTCACGACGCCACCGCGTGGGCGAACTACGACCTCGACTGGGCGACGCCGACCAATACCCCCGAGACGAACGTCCGCACCGAGGACGTGCTCACGGGCCTGGAAGTGCCCTGGGACGTCTCGTTCGCACCCGACGGCACGCTGTTCGTCACGGAGCGCGTCGGGCGCGTCCGGCGTTTCGACGGCGACACACTCTCGACGGTCGCGGCGCCCGAGGACGCCATCGACGTCACGGCCGTCGACGACGAACCCGACGACAAACCGTACTGGGAGACGTGGTGGGTCGCGGGCGGCGAGGGCGGCACGCTCGGCGTCGCCGTCCACCCGAACTACCCCGACCCGGGGTGGCTGTACGTCTACTACACCGCCGGCGAGGAGGGTGACTGGGAGAACCAGGTGGTACGCTTCGACGCCACCGCCGAGGACCCGGCAAGCACGCGGGAGGTCGTCGTCGGCGGCATCCCCGCGGACGAGGTCCACAACGGCGGCCGCATCGCGTTCGGGCCGGACAACCACCTCTGGGTCACGACCGGGGACGCGGGGACGAAGGCGGACGCACAGGACCCGAAGTCGCTCGCAGGGAAGGTCCTCCGCGTGCAGGCGACGGGCGCCCCGGCCGCCGACAATCCGCGCCACGACGGCTGGGACGACCGCGTCTACACGCTCGGCCACCGCAACCCGCAGTGTATCACGTGGCTCCCCGACGCCACGCCGGTCGTCACCGAACACGGGCCGAGCGGCCTCGACGAGGTGACCGTCCTCGACGCGGGCGAGAACTACGGCTGGCCGGACGTACGCCACCCCGAGGAGTACCGCGCGAACCCCGAGGTGAGCAGGCCAGCGCTGAACACCGGGGTCGACAACTCCTGGGCGCCGACCGGCGGCACCCTCTACACCGGCGACGCGATCCCCGCCTGGCAGCACTGCCTCGTCTTCGGCCAGCTCATCGCCCAGCGAGTCGGCGTCGTCTCGCTCACGCCGGAAGGGGCGCCGCGACCGCCGACCGGGGACGGACAGCGCTTCGAGGGCGACTGGCTGGACGACGACTACGGCGCGACGGCGTGGCAGACGCTCGGCTCGCTCGGTCGGGTGCGCTGCGTCGTCGAAGGGCCGGACGGCGCGCTCTACGCGACGACGTCGAACCGGGACGGCCGCGCGAAGGAGGGGTACCCGAAGGAGGGCGACGACAGGCTCGTCCGCATCGTCGCCTAG
- a CDS encoding elongation factor EF-2: MGRRKKIVEQCERLMDEPEQIRNIAIAAHVDHGKTTLTDNLLAGAGMISEDTAGEQLAMDTEEDEQERGITIDAANVSMTHEYQDDDHLINLIDTPGHVDFGGDVTRAMRAVDGALVVVDAVEGAMPQTETVVRQALREGVKPALFINKVDRLISELQEGPEEMQERLLSVINEVNELIRGMTEEMDDIDDWTVSVEDGTVGFGSALYKWGVSMPSMQRTGMDFGDIMDLERNDKRQELHERTPLSDVVLDMVCEHFPNPIDAQPRRIPRIWRGDADSELADTMRLVDEDGEVVLMVTDIGIDPHAGEIAAGRVFSGTIEKGQELYVSGTAGKNRVQSVGIYMGGEREEVEHVPAGNIAAVTGLKDAIAGSTVSSIEMTPFESIEHISEPVITKSIEAQNMDDLPKLIETLRQVSKEDPTISIEINEDTGEHLISGQGELHLEVQTQRIERNQGIPVTTGEPIVVYREMPTQESREVEGVSPNRHNKFYITVTPLSDEVLEQLRLGEVSMDMPEQERREVLQDAGMDKDTSQNVENIIGRNIFIDDTKGIQHLNETMELVVEGLEDSLEDGPLAAEPVEGALVRLHDARLHEDAIHRGPAQIIPAVRDAAHRALIDAEIRLLEPIQDVRIDVPSEHMGAASGEIQGRRGRVDDMYQEGDLMVVEGIAPVEEMIGFSSDIRSATEGRASWNTENAGFRVMADNLQPEIIDEIRVRKGMKTELPPSIDYF; this comes from the coding sequence ATGGGCCGACGCAAGAAGATTGTCGAACAGTGCGAACGGCTGATGGACGAACCCGAGCAGATTCGGAACATCGCCATCGCCGCGCACGTCGACCACGGCAAGACGACGCTCACGGACAACCTGCTGGCCGGTGCCGGCATGATCTCCGAGGACACCGCCGGCGAGCAGCTCGCCATGGACACCGAGGAGGACGAGCAGGAACGCGGCATCACCATCGACGCCGCGAACGTCTCGATGACCCACGAGTACCAGGACGACGACCACCTCATCAACCTCATCGACACGCCGGGCCACGTCGACTTCGGCGGCGACGTGACCCGTGCGATGCGCGCCGTCGACGGCGCGCTCGTCGTCGTGGACGCCGTCGAGGGCGCGATGCCCCAGACGGAGACGGTCGTGCGGCAGGCGCTCCGCGAGGGCGTCAAGCCCGCGCTGTTCATCAACAAGGTCGACCGCCTCATCTCCGAGCTCCAGGAGGGGCCCGAGGAGATGCAGGAGCGACTCCTGTCGGTCATCAACGAGGTCAACGAGCTCATCCGCGGCATGACCGAGGAGATGGACGACATCGACGACTGGACGGTCTCCGTCGAGGACGGCACCGTCGGGTTCGGCTCCGCGCTCTACAAGTGGGGCGTCTCGATGCCGTCGATGCAGCGCACGGGCATGGACTTCGGCGACATCATGGACCTCGAGCGCAACGACAAGCGCCAGGAACTCCACGAGCGCACGCCACTGTCGGACGTCGTCCTCGACATGGTCTGTGAGCACTTCCCGAACCCCATCGACGCCCAGCCCCGCCGTATCCCGCGCATCTGGCGCGGCGACGCGGACTCCGAACTCGCCGACACGATGCGTCTCGTCGACGAGGACGGCGAGGTTGTCCTGATGGTCACCGACATCGGCATCGACCCGCACGCCGGCGAGATCGCCGCGGGCCGCGTGTTCTCCGGCACCATCGAGAAGGGCCAGGAGCTGTACGTCTCCGGCACCGCGGGGAAGAACCGCGTACAGAGCGTCGGCATCTACATGGGTGGCGAGCGCGAGGAGGTCGAACACGTCCCCGCAGGGAACATCGCCGCCGTCACCGGCCTGAAGGACGCCATCGCCGGCTCCACCGTCTCCAGCATCGAGATGACGCCGTTCGAGTCCATCGAGCACATTTCGGAGCCGGTCATCACGAAGTCCATCGAGGCACAGAACATGGACGACCTGCCGAAGCTCATCGAGACGCTCCGACAAGTCTCCAAGGAGGACCCCACCATCTCCATCGAGATCAACGAGGACACGGGCGAGCACCTCATCTCCGGGCAGGGCGAACTCCACCTCGAAGTCCAGACCCAGCGCATCGAGCGCAACCAGGGCATCCCCGTCACCACGGGTGAGCCCATCGTCGTCTACCGCGAGATGCCCACCCAGGAGTCCCGCGAGGTCGAGGGCGTCTCCCCGAACCGCCACAACAAGTTCTACATCACGGTCACGCCGCTCAGCGACGAGGTGCTCGAGCAGCTCCGCCTCGGCGAAGTGTCGATGGACATGCCCGAGCAGGAGCGCCGCGAGGTCCTGCAGGACGCCGGCATGGACAAGGACACCTCCCAGAACGTCGAGAACATCATCGGCCGCAACATCTTCATCGACGACACGAAGGGTATCCAGCACCTCAACGAGACGATGGAACTCGTCGTCGAGGGTCTCGAGGACTCCCTCGAGGACGGCCCGCTCGCCGCCGAACCCGTCGAGGGTGCGCTCGTCCGTCTCCACGACGCGCGCCTCCACGAGGACGCCATCCACCGCGGTCCCGCCCAGATCATCCCGGCGGTCCGCGACGCCGCCCACCGCGCGCTCATCGACGCCGAGATCCGTCTGCTCGAACCGATCCAGGACGTCCGCATCGACGTCCCCTCCGAGCACATGGGCGCCGCGTCCGGCGAGATCCAGGGACGCCGCGGCCGCGTCGACGACATGTACCAGGAGGGTGACCTCATGGTCGTCGAGGGCATCGCGCCCGTCGAAGAGATGATCGGCTTCTCCAGTGACATCCGCTCGGCCACCGAGGGCCGTGCCTCCTGGAACACGGAGAACGCCGGCTTCCGCGTCATGGCCGACAACCTCCAGCCGGAGATCATCGACGAGATCCGCGTCCGCAAGGGGATGAAGACGGAGCTGCCCCCGAGCATCGACTACTTCTAA
- a CDS encoding 30S ribosomal protein S7, with protein MSEDAAPEPDAPAGTDDEDVDAKLFGKWDVTGITYEDPSTRRYLAATPVAHTMGRHSSKQFKKSEISVVERLANRLMKTGQNAGKKQQALQIVRDAFDIVHERTDENPVQVLVRAVENAAPREETVRLKYGGISVPQAVDVAPQRRVDQALKFITDGAHSSAFKTPTDAAEALAQQLIGAADYDVQTYAVGQKEEKERVAAAAR; from the coding sequence ATGAGCGAGGACGCAGCCCCAGAACCCGACGCACCCGCCGGCACCGACGACGAAGACGTCGACGCGAAGCTCTTCGGCAAGTGGGACGTGACGGGCATCACCTACGAGGACCCGAGCACGCGACGGTACCTCGCCGCGACGCCGGTCGCCCACACGATGGGCCGACACTCCTCAAAGCAGTTCAAGAAGAGCGAGATCAGCGTCGTCGAGCGGCTCGCGAACCGCCTGATGAAGACCGGACAGAACGCGGGCAAGAAGCAGCAGGCCCTGCAGATCGTCCGCGACGCTTTCGACATCGTCCACGAGCGTACCGACGAGAACCCGGTGCAGGTGCTCGTGCGCGCGGTGGAGAACGCGGCGCCCCGCGAGGAGACCGTCCGCCTGAAGTACGGCGGCATCTCGGTCCCCCAGGCCGTCGACGTCGCGCCCCAGCGCCGCGTCGACCAGGCGCTGAAGTTCATCACCGACGGCGCGCACTCCTCGGCGTTCAAGACGCCGACGGACGCCGCCGAGGCGCTCGCCCAGCAGCTCATCGGCGCGGCCGACTACGACGTGCAGACGTACGCAGTGGGTCAGAAAGAGGAGAAGGAACGCGTCGCCGCGGCAGCGCGCTAA